A single genomic interval of Nostoc commune NIES-4072 harbors:
- a CDS encoding phosphate ABC transporter substrate-binding protein — translation MANWKCDGEPKNGKTYPKQNPNGKHQPYENYGPSCVICGLPKEAMDNSRQLPTWVKPAAIIGAVLTALVAAFIFIRKPCPTGQQKINGVCLALTPDPNPTTPTPTPPITPTPTTSVSPAAIVNLYPTLRDVPNVPQGIIRYGGSTSFAPLRSREIVALILKAHPGFELVYTGPSSGIKAGSGSGIRMLLEGQLSFSQTSREVKPDEHNEAKTRNFTLEQQPVAIDGIAFYVHRDLTIPGLTISQIKDIYTGQITNWKQVGGPDIQITPSSRDPDDGGTPEYFQEKVLEKEAFAPSVKPYAIDTTTAIRKVAQTPGGIGYATASEVCNQSLIKPLPIGKEANQSFVSPCIEKLVNKTDFAKDIYPLTRRLFVVIKRDRNLDEQAGVAYVNLLLSDEGQKLVDQAGLVPIRNSTP, via the coding sequence ATGGCAAACTGGAAATGTGATGGTGAGCCAAAAAATGGCAAAACCTACCCAAAGCAAAATCCTAATGGCAAGCATCAACCCTATGAAAATTACGGCCCATCTTGTGTGATTTGTGGTTTACCAAAGGAGGCAATGGACAATAGCCGTCAATTGCCAACATGGGTCAAACCTGCTGCTATCATTGGTGCTGTTTTAACTGCCCTTGTTGCTGCTTTCATATTTATACGTAAACCTTGTCCAACAGGTCAGCAAAAAATCAACGGTGTCTGTTTGGCACTTACTCCTGATCCAAATCCAACTACTCCTACTCCTACCCCTCCCATTACTCCTACTCCTACCACTTCAGTCTCTCCTGCTGCTATCGTTAATCTTTACCCTACCTTACGCGATGTGCCTAACGTTCCTCAGGGAATCATTAGATACGGTGGTTCTACAAGCTTTGCACCGCTGAGGAGTCGGGAAATAGTAGCGCTGATTTTGAAAGCTCATCCGGGATTTGAGTTGGTCTACACCGGGCCATCGTCAGGAATCAAGGCTGGGTCTGGTAGCGGGATCAGAATGCTTCTAGAGGGTCAACTGAGTTTTTCCCAAACTTCTAGAGAAGTAAAACCGGACGAGCATAACGAAGCGAAAACACGCAATTTCACTCTGGAACAGCAACCTGTTGCCATTGATGGAATTGCTTTTTACGTCCATCGTGATTTGACTATCCCTGGTTTAACGATATCTCAGATTAAGGATATATACACTGGCCAAATCACGAACTGGAAGCAAGTGGGTGGCCCCGATATTCAAATTACGCCTTCGAGCCGTGACCCTGATGATGGTGGTACTCCTGAATACTTTCAAGAAAAAGTGTTGGAGAAGGAAGCATTTGCCCCATCTGTAAAACCTTATGCGATAGACACTACAACTGCTATCCGAAAGGTAGCTCAAACTCCTGGCGGGATTGGTTATGCAACTGCTTCTGAAGTCTGCAATCAAAGTTTGATTAAGCCTTTGCCAATAGGAAAAGAGGCTAATCAGAGTTTTGTGTCTCCTTGTATCGAAAAACTAGTGAATAAAACTGATTTTGCTAAAGACATCTACCCTCTGACTAGACGACTGTTTGTTGTGATAAAACGCGATCGCAACCTGGATGAACAGGCTGGTGTAGCTTATGTAAACTTACTCTTAAGTGATGAAGGTCAAAAACTAGTAGACCAAGCTGGTCTAGTACCGATTCGCAACTCAACTCCTTAA
- the phnE gene encoding phosphonate ABC transporter, permease protein PhnE: MSSFFNLKRLRFYPWLSSLLILLIVVVVYGWALRGLKLDFELLRSSWPYITDFITRLFPPDWKVLDIAVKALIETVQMSLWGTTIGAILSVPIAIASASNIAPGWLRSLANLLQNTVRSVPSIILGLIFVAATGLGAPAGTLALGIYTIGYLAKFYQQAIEAVDPRSLESLQVIGASKLQIAQYGILPQVLPLGLGYTFWMFEYNIRAASVLGVVGAGGIGFQLKSYIDGFEYTKATTMMLVLLVVVTVIDAFSSQLRHRLDSM; encoded by the coding sequence ATGAGTTCCTTTTTTAATTTAAAACGCTTACGCTTCTACCCTTGGCTGAGTTCTCTACTCATCTTATTAATTGTCGTAGTAGTTTATGGTTGGGCTTTGCGAGGACTCAAACTCGATTTTGAACTACTGCGTTCTAGCTGGCCATACATCACCGATTTTATTACCCGGTTATTTCCTCCCGATTGGAAAGTTTTAGATATTGCAGTTAAAGCACTAATTGAAACTGTACAAATGTCTTTATGGGGAACTACCATTGGAGCCATTCTTTCTGTACCGATTGCTATAGCTAGCGCCAGCAATATTGCGCCTGGGTGGTTGCGATCGCTAGCTAATTTACTGCAAAATACTGTGCGTTCCGTCCCCTCAATTATTCTAGGGCTAATTTTTGTAGCTGCCACTGGCTTAGGCGCACCAGCAGGAACTTTAGCTTTGGGAATCTACACCATCGGCTACCTTGCCAAATTTTATCAACAGGCAATTGAAGCCGTTGATCCGCGTTCTCTTGAATCCTTACAAGTTATCGGAGCTTCCAAGTTACAGATTGCTCAATACGGCATTCTCCCGCAAGTGCTACCTCTAGGATTGGGTTACACCTTTTGGATGTTTGAGTACAACATCCGTGCTGCTTCTGTCTTGGGTGTAGTTGGTGCAGGTGGTATTGGCTTTCAGTTGAAAAGTTACATCGACGGGTTCGAGTATACGAAAGCAACAACCATGATGTTAGTGCTTTTGGTAGTCGTTACAGTCATTGATGCTTTTAGTAGCCAATTACGTCATCGGCTCGATTCTATGTAA
- a CDS encoding phosphonate ABC transporter ATP-binding protein, which produces MNDYVIECHNLETAYAASLNRPIINGINCQIKRGEFVVLLGLNGAGKSTLLRSLVGLVPSVRGEIIVNNVEMNSRTLPKIRRDVGMLFQGGGLIRQLSALENVLCGCLGKRTTWQTLFGFSKRDRMLALNLLEQLGLLELAFQKTSQLSGGQQQRVAIARTLIQSPQILLVDEPITGLDVVASQQVMETLSQLHTQQGMTIVAVLHDLGIAEKYAQKAIVLDAGRVVYQGLCDNLQAKFAKVSG; this is translated from the coding sequence ATGAATGATTATGTTATTGAGTGTCATAACCTAGAAACAGCTTATGCTGCATCTCTGAATCGTCCTATTATCAACGGGATTAATTGCCAGATTAAACGCGGTGAATTTGTCGTTTTACTGGGGCTAAACGGTGCTGGTAAGTCTACATTACTACGATCGCTAGTTGGATTAGTGCCATCAGTCAGAGGAGAAATCATCGTCAATAATGTTGAGATGAATTCCCGAACACTGCCAAAAATTCGGCGCGATGTTGGGATGTTATTTCAAGGTGGCGGATTGATTCGGCAGTTATCAGCATTGGAAAATGTCTTGTGCGGATGCCTTGGTAAAAGAACAACTTGGCAAACACTCTTTGGATTTTCCAAACGCGATCGCATGTTGGCACTAAATTTATTAGAACAGTTAGGACTCTTAGAGTTAGCTTTTCAAAAAACCAGTCAATTAAGTGGCGGACAGCAACAACGAGTAGCGATCGCCCGGACTTTAATTCAATCACCGCAAATTCTCTTAGTCGATGAACCCATCACAGGCTTAGATGTTGTGGCATCCCAACAAGTCATGGAAACTCTATCCCAATTGCACACTCAGCAAGGTATGACTATTGTCGCAGTTTTGCACGATTTGGGAATCGCAGAAAAATATGCCCAAAAAGCGATCGTCTTAGATGCTGGACGCGTCGTTTACCAAGGACTTTGTGACAACTTACAAGCTAAATTTGCGAAAGTTTCCGGTTGA